TCGGCCTGGCAGGCTCGGCCAATATCGGCGACGAGGGGGCGATGTTCGAGGCGATCCACGGCTCGGCCCCGCCGCTGGCCGGCAAGGACGTCGCGAATCCGTCGGGCCTCCTCCTGGCCGGCGTCATGATGCTGGTCCATATCGGCCAGCCCGAGGCGGCGCAGGCCGTGCACAATGCGTGGCTCACCACGCTCGAGGAGGGCGTGCACACGGTCGACGTGTTCGTCGAGGGCTCGAGCCGCGAACTGGTCGGCACCCGAGCCTTCGCCGATGCCGTGATCGACCGCCTGGGCAGGGAGCCGAGCCGTCTCGCGCCGGTGCGCTACAGCGCCGAGGCCACGCCGGCACGGATCCAGGCATCCCGCCCCGCTCAGCCGGTCACGAAGGAAACGGTCGGCGTCGACGTCTTCATCGACTGGACGTCCGATCTGCAGGGCGGCGCGGCAGCGGACGCCCTGGCCGACCGGCTGAAGCCCATGGCCGGCGACGATCTCGATCTCCGCCTGATCACCAGCCGCGGCGTCAAGGTCTGGCCGGACGGCCTGCCCGAGACCTTCACCGTCGATCACTGGCGCTGCCGGTTCATGCCGAAGGACGGGGGACCGATCGGCCATCGCGCCGTCGCCGGCCTGCTCGGCCGGCTGGCGGAGGCCGGAGTCGACTTCGTGAAGACCGAGCATCTCTGCACGTTCGACGGCAAGCGCGGCTACTCGCTGGCCCAGGGCGAGTAGCCGCGTCCGCCGGGCGGTCTCGTATCGGGGCCGCCCAGACGCCAGATGCTCTACCAGGGCTGCTGGAACGGCGGCCGAGCAACGAGGAGAGCATCATGGCGTCGGACAATCGTCGCATCGTTCTGGCCGCGCGGCCGAAGGGCAAGCCCACGGACAGCGACTTCCGGCTGGAGACCGGGCCGGTGCCCGAGCCCGGACCGGGACAGGCCCTTCTGCGGACGCTGTTCCTGTCGCTCGACCCCTACATGCGCGGCCGCATGAGCGACGCGAAGAGCTATGCCGCGCCGGTCGCGGTCGACGGCGTCATGGAAGCGGAGGTGGTCGCGCAGGTCGCCGCCTCCCGGGTCGATGGGCTGAACGAGGGCGACATCGTGCTGTCCCGTTCGGGCTGGCAGGACTACGCGCTGACCGACGGCAAGGGCGCGCGAAAGGTCGACACGGGTGAACTGCCGCTTTCGACCGCGTTGGGCGTGCTCGGCATGCCGGGCATGACCGCCTATACCGGCCTGCTCACCATCGGCAAGCCGAAGCCCGGCGAGACGATCGTGGTCGCGGCGGCCTCCGGCCCGGTCGGGGCGACGGTCGGCCAGATCGGCAAGGTCAAGGGCTGCCGCGTGGTCGGCATCGCCGGCAGCGCCGAGAAGTGCGCCTTCGTAAAGGACGAGCTCGGCTTCGATGCCGCCGTCGATCATCGCAGCCCGACTTTTGCCGAGGAACTGGCCGACGCGGTCCCGGACGGCATCGACGTCTATTTCGAGAATGTCGGCGGCAAGGTGTTCGAGGCGGTGCTGCCGCTCCTGAACCCCTTCGCCCGCATCCCCGTCTGCGGCCTGGTCGCGCAGTACAACGCGACGGAATTCCCGGGTGCCGTGCCGGTGCCCGTCCTGATGCGCCAGGCCCTGTCCAAGCGCCTGCACATCCAGGGCTTCCTCGTGTTCGACTTCAACGCCCAGGAGGACGACTTCC
Above is a genomic segment from Geminicoccaceae bacterium SCSIO 64248 containing:
- a CDS encoding NADP-dependent isocitrate dehydrogenase, coding for MTTPVPITVAHGDGIGPEIMPACLRVLDAAGAKLAIETIAIGESVYAKGVSTGIEPSAWESLRRTKVFYKAPIVTPQGGGYKSLNVTVRGALGLYANVRPCVAYHPFVRTRHPGMDLVIIRENEEDVYSGIEHQQTADVVQCLKLISRPGCEKIVRYAFEYARAHGRRKVTSFVKDNIMKLTDGLFHQVFDAIAKEYPDIETDSLIVDIGAARLADTPEMFDVLVMPNLYGDIMSDIAAQVAGSVGLAGSANIGDEGAMFEAIHGSAPPLAGKDVANPSGLLLAGVMMLVHIGQPEAAQAVHNAWLTTLEEGVHTVDVFVEGSSRELVGTRAFADAVIDRLGREPSRLAPVRYSAEATPARIQASRPAQPVTKETVGVDVFIDWTSDLQGGAAADALADRLKPMAGDDLDLRLITSRGVKVWPDGLPETFTVDHWRCRFMPKDGGPIGHRAVAGLLGRLAEAGVDFVKTEHLCTFDGKRGYSLAQGE
- a CDS encoding NADP-dependent oxidoreductase; the encoded protein is MASDNRRIVLAARPKGKPTDSDFRLETGPVPEPGPGQALLRTLFLSLDPYMRGRMSDAKSYAAPVAVDGVMEAEVVAQVAASRVDGLNEGDIVLSRSGWQDYALTDGKGARKVDTGELPLSTALGVLGMPGMTAYTGLLTIGKPKPGETIVVAAASGPVGATVGQIGKVKGCRVVGIAGSAEKCAFVKDELGFDAAVDHRSPTFAEELADAVPDGIDVYFENVGGKVFEAVLPLLNPFARIPVCGLVAQYNATEFPGAVPVPVLMRQALSKRLHIQGFLVFDFNAQEDDFRRDVGQWVREGKIRYREDVVDGLENAPRAFQGLLEGKNFGKLVIRVADRT